In bacterium, a single window of DNA contains:
- a CDS encoding ABC transporter ATP-binding protein — MIEDFGFEPPVLEVDGLTKHFGSVVACEEVDLALRAGEIHGILGENGAGKSTLMRMIFGLVDPDHGLIRIDGQATRIADPSDAVRLGIGMVHQHYSLVDALTVWENVALGEVGPLDPDRTRARVRRISWRYGLSVDPDATVRDLSAGIRQRVEIIKCLGRRPRTIILDEPTSALTPAESQYLFDVLLTGVRTQGWAVALVSHKLDEILRATDRITVMRQGRVVDRLLTAEARVPSLARAMVGRPVPLRTVTASFERDQVARELVDADPMDEEGSDRAAETGAATVPVLEVESASVKGADGRVLLDGLSLAVGASEIVGVAGVEGNGQTAIADLLAGLLRLDDGTVRVKGRTVSTGVAGAMTGAGIAVVPADRHRAGCVLDMTVAENLMIPSMRRMRRWGLLRLDAIRRHALRLIDEYDIRTSGPDASLGDLSGGNQQRTVIARALSASPEVMVAHQPTRGLDVGAIEYVADRIRQAADRGIGVLLLSTDLHEILSLADRLVVLHRGSIVGEMSREEFDLPRLGLLMGGTDEEEKAS, encoded by the coding sequence ATGATCGAAGACTTCGGGTTCGAGCCCCCGGTTCTCGAGGTGGACGGCCTCACCAAGCATTTCGGTTCGGTGGTCGCCTGCGAGGAGGTCGATCTGGCCCTCCGAGCGGGCGAGATACACGGCATTCTCGGGGAGAATGGCGCCGGCAAATCCACCCTCATGCGCATGATCTTCGGCCTGGTGGATCCCGACCACGGGTTGATCAGGATCGACGGCCAGGCGACCCGCATCGCGGATCCGTCCGATGCGGTCCGGCTCGGGATCGGCATGGTCCACCAGCACTACAGCCTGGTCGACGCGCTTACGGTGTGGGAGAACGTTGCCCTCGGCGAGGTCGGGCCGCTGGATCCCGACCGGACCAGGGCCCGGGTCCGCAGGATCTCCTGGCGCTACGGCCTGTCGGTCGATCCCGACGCCACCGTGCGCGACCTGTCGGCCGGAATCCGCCAGAGGGTCGAGATCATCAAGTGCCTGGGGCGCCGGCCCCGCACGATCATCCTTGACGAGCCGACATCGGCACTGACGCCGGCCGAATCCCAGTACCTGTTCGACGTTCTACTGACCGGCGTGCGGACTCAGGGGTGGGCGGTGGCGCTGGTCAGCCACAAGCTCGACGAGATACTCCGGGCTACCGACCGGATCACGGTGATGCGGCAGGGGAGGGTGGTGGACCGCCTGCTGACCGCGGAAGCCCGGGTTCCCTCCCTCGCCCGGGCGATGGTGGGTCGTCCGGTACCGCTCCGCACGGTCACCGCCTCGTTCGAGCGGGATCAGGTTGCCCGGGAGCTGGTCGATGCCGACCCGATGGACGAAGAAGGATCGGACCGGGCCGCCGAGACCGGCGCAGCAACGGTTCCGGTCTTGGAAGTGGAGAGCGCGTCGGTGAAGGGTGCTGACGGGCGCGTGCTGCTGGACGGCCTGTCGCTCGCGGTGGGCGCGAGCGAGATCGTCGGGGTGGCGGGCGTGGAGGGCAACGGCCAGACCGCCATCGCCGACCTGCTGGCCGGTCTCCTCCGCCTCGATGACGGGACGGTCCGGGTGAAGGGCCGGACGGTTTCCACCGGGGTGGCCGGCGCCATGACCGGGGCCGGCATCGCGGTCGTACCGGCTGATCGACATCGGGCCGGATGCGTGCTGGACATGACGGTGGCCGAGAACCTGATGATTCCCTCCATGCGCAGGATGCGCCGCTGGGGTCTTCTCCGCCTGGACGCCATCCGGCGCCACGCCCTCCGGCTGATCGACGAGTACGACATCCGGACGTCGGGACCCGACGCCTCGCTCGGTGACCTCTCGGGCGGGAACCAGCAGCGGACGGTGATCGCTCGTGCCCTGTCCGCATCCCCCGAGGTCATGGTGGCCCACCAGCCCACCAGAGGTCTCGATGTGGGGGCGATCGAATACGTGGCGGATCGGATCAGGCAGGCGGCGGACCGGGGGATCGGGGTGCTGCTGCTCTCGACCGACCTCCACGAGATACTGTCGCTGGCCGACCGGCTGGTGGTTCTCCATCGTGGAAGCATCGTGGGCGAGATGTCTCGTGAGGAGTTCGACCTGCCCCGGCTGGGCTTGCTGATGGGAGGGACGGACGAGGAGGAGAAAGCGTCTTGA
- a CDS encoding ABC transporter permease translates to MSTDPAAPPTDAPDLGGRDGGLYVLLLYLVSVGFALVISAGLVAVSGNAWSSVAGALAEGAFLAPGRWGETLAVATPILLVSLGMVVGVRAGFFNIGQEGQLLMGALAMALIGTRVAGTGPLLLVGGLALGAVAGGLYAGVAALMRFRRGVPEVISTLLLVFVAFQIVGFAITTDWFLRDLDPNRPSQAVTSAALPGSVRLPVLTVWGNEVNIGFFLALLGAGLAAFVLTRTVFGFKLRLLGSNPKVAQQAGVSFGRAGATALFISGAAAGLAGALMLAAGASSARLTAGFSNEIGWQGLLVALLARNRPLLCIPVAILFAALRTGAGFLAATGVDRTVVEVVQALLVLALLVPPAVEFMRDRRRVSVAAQVAEQV, encoded by the coding sequence TTGAGCACCGATCCTGCGGCACCGCCGACCGACGCTCCCGATCTCGGGGGACGGGACGGGGGTCTGTACGTGCTCTTGCTGTACCTGGTCAGCGTCGGGTTCGCGCTGGTGATCTCGGCCGGGCTGGTGGCGGTCTCCGGGAACGCCTGGAGCAGCGTCGCCGGCGCGCTGGCGGAAGGCGCATTCCTCGCGCCCGGACGGTGGGGCGAGACGCTGGCGGTCGCCACGCCCATCCTGCTGGTGTCCCTCGGCATGGTGGTGGGCGTCAGGGCGGGTTTCTTCAACATCGGGCAGGAGGGCCAGCTCTTGATGGGTGCGCTGGCGATGGCCCTCATCGGCACCAGGGTGGCCGGGACCGGCCCCCTCCTTCTCGTGGGCGGGCTGGCCCTGGGGGCGGTGGCCGGGGGCCTCTACGCCGGCGTGGCGGCCTTGATGAGGTTCCGCCGGGGAGTCCCGGAAGTCATATCCACCCTGCTCCTGGTGTTCGTGGCGTTCCAGATAGTCGGTTTCGCCATCACCACCGACTGGTTCCTGCGGGATCTCGACCCGAACCGGCCCAGCCAGGCCGTGACCAGCGCCGCCCTGCCCGGCTCCGTACGCCTGCCGGTCCTGACGGTCTGGGGTAATGAGGTCAACATCGGATTCTTCCTGGCCCTGCTGGGAGCCGGGCTGGCGGCATTCGTCCTGACCCGGACCGTGTTCGGGTTCAAGCTCCGCCTGCTTGGGAGCAATCCCAAGGTGGCTCAGCAGGCGGGAGTGTCATTCGGGCGGGCCGGCGCAACGGCTCTATTCATCTCCGGCGCCGCGGCCGGCCTGGCAGGCGCCCTGATGCTGGCGGCCGGGGCATCGAGCGCCCGCCTGACCGCCGGATTCTCCAACGAGATCGGATGGCAGGGGCTGCTCGTGGCCCTACTGGCGCGCAACCGACCACTTCTCTGCATCCCGGTGGCGATCCTGTTTGCCGCTCTCCGAACCGGGGCCGGGTTCCTGGCTGCCACCGGGGTGGACCGGACCGTGGTCGAGGTGGTACAGGCCCTGCTGGTGCTGGCCCTGCTGGTCCCGCCGGCCGTGGAGTTCATGCGGGACCGGCGCCGGGTCTCGGTGGCGGCCCAGGTGGCGGAACAGGTATGA
- a CDS encoding ABC transporter permease, which translates to MNDILGALGDIFTSPAMYGSAVRLGVFLAFAALGELVAEKAGTINISVEGSLLAGALGGTMAYDVSGSTVLGLVAGAVAGVSVAMVAANMSHRLTADQFVVGITVNVLVLGLAGFLDATAGPLGGRAAVVTIPFLSRIPVIGQALFSQTWPTYLLFGLIPLTWWLLYRTRWGLEVRSAGENPQAADVSGVDVNGRRRQAVYYGGILSGLGGAFLILGQVGSFDVGVVGGRGFIAIAAVYFGGWTLRGTLVGALLFGMADAFRLAVPVLGYQVNAQLLAALPYLLTLVVMYFITKRFVQPAALARPFVRGLR; encoded by the coding sequence ATGAACGACATACTCGGCGCTCTGGGCGACATCTTCACCAGTCCCGCCATGTACGGGAGCGCGGTCAGGCTCGGGGTGTTCCTGGCCTTCGCTGCGCTGGGCGAACTGGTGGCCGAGAAGGCGGGAACCATCAACATCTCGGTGGAAGGCTCCCTGCTGGCGGGCGCGCTGGGCGGGACGATGGCCTACGACGTGTCCGGATCGACCGTCCTCGGCCTGGTGGCGGGAGCGGTGGCCGGAGTGTCGGTGGCGATGGTGGCGGCCAACATGAGCCACCGGCTCACCGCCGATCAGTTCGTGGTGGGAATCACGGTCAACGTTCTCGTGCTGGGCCTGGCCGGGTTCCTGGACGCGACCGCCGGCCCCCTCGGAGGGCGCGCCGCGGTGGTCACCATCCCGTTCCTGTCGCGGATACCCGTGATCGGTCAGGCGCTGTTCAGCCAGACCTGGCCCACGTACCTGCTGTTCGGGCTGATTCCGCTGACCTGGTGGCTCCTCTATCGGACTCGGTGGGGTCTGGAGGTAAGGTCCGCGGGCGAGAACCCCCAGGCCGCCGACGTCTCCGGGGTCGACGTCAACGGGCGCCGCCGCCAGGCCGTCTACTACGGCGGAATCCTGTCCGGCCTGGGAGGGGCGTTCCTGATCCTGGGCCAGGTGGGAAGTTTCGACGTGGGCGTGGTCGGCGGCCGGGGCTTCATCGCCATAGCAGCCGTCTACTTCGGTGGCTGGACGCTTCGAGGCACGCTGGTCGGGGCGCTCCTGTTCGGGATGGCGGACGCCTTCCGCCTGGCGGTGCCGGTGCTCGGTTACCAGGTGAACGCCCAACTCCTGGCAGCTCTGCCCTATCTCCTGACCCTGGTCGTCATGTACTTCATCACCAAGCGGTTCGTCCAGCCGGCCGCGCTGGCCAGACCGTTCGTGAGAGGCCTCCGCTAG
- a CDS encoding phenylalanine--tRNA ligase beta subunit-related protein: MFSYHHQVLARFPTIRAGVVHADGLVNGPSPEPLRKAFQEQQSVSLARFRGTPMAEVPSVVAWRRTFSAFGVQPTRYRNAAEALIRRLTKAGDVPSINCLVDIANLVSIRYGLPVAAMDQARVAGATTVRFAAGDERFNDLGSSRTTSPEVGEVVFVDRVGAVSARRWCWRQSAQSATGPDTVEALFTVEGHHEGAGEDVASATRVLVALLEAHQPQARMESALLSPSRPRYEPAG; this comes from the coding sequence ATGTTCTCGTACCACCACCAGGTGCTGGCCAGGTTCCCGACCATCCGGGCCGGGGTGGTCCATGCCGATGGGCTGGTCAACGGCCCGAGTCCCGAGCCTCTCCGGAAGGCGTTTCAGGAGCAGCAATCCGTCTCGCTGGCCCGATTCCGTGGCACGCCCATGGCGGAGGTCCCTTCGGTCGTGGCGTGGAGGAGGACCTTCTCGGCCTTCGGGGTACAGCCGACCCGCTACCGCAACGCCGCCGAGGCGCTGATCCGGCGGCTCACCAAGGCGGGTGACGTCCCGTCGATCAATTGTCTGGTGGACATCGCCAACCTGGTATCGATCCGGTACGGGCTGCCGGTCGCGGCGATGGATCAGGCCCGGGTCGCGGGCGCGACCACCGTTCGTTTTGCCGCCGGAGACGAACGTTTCAACGATCTGGGCAGTTCCAGGACCACCTCTCCCGAGGTCGGGGAGGTCGTATTCGTCGACCGGGTGGGCGCGGTGTCGGCGCGCCGATGGTGCTGGCGGCAAAGTGCTCAGAGCGCCACCGGCCCGGACACGGTGGAAGCCCTGTTCACGGTGGAGGGCCATCACGAGGGTGCCGGGGAGGACGTCGCGTCCGCCACCAGGGTCCTGGTGGCGTTGCTGGAGGCCCATCAGCCGCAGGCCCGTATGGAATCGGCCTTGCTCTCGCCATCCCGGCCACGGTACGAGCCTGCCGGATGA
- a CDS encoding ferritin, which yields MALAERMERALNDQITREISASLAYLQMAAHFEAEERPGMASWMAAQSEEEAGHARMFIDYVVDRDGRVEIGAIDAPVSKFDSPLHVFEEALRHEQSVTAEIRNLYRLATELGDLESLPFLQGFLAEQVEEEALISGIRERIGRLEGNEVGLALIEAELGGRPGAGEE from the coding sequence ATGGCACTAGCCGAACGGATGGAGAGGGCACTCAACGATCAGATCACCCGCGAGATCAGCGCCTCTCTCGCCTACCTCCAGATGGCCGCCCATTTCGAGGCGGAGGAGCGCCCCGGCATGGCCTCCTGGATGGCCGCGCAGTCCGAGGAGGAGGCCGGCCACGCCCGGATGTTCATCGACTATGTCGTGGACCGGGACGGGCGGGTTGAGATCGGCGCCATCGACGCTCCTGTCTCCAAGTTCGACAGCCCTCTGCACGTGTTCGAGGAGGCCCTTCGCCACGAGCAATCCGTGACCGCGGAAATACGGAATCTCTACCGGCTGGCCACCGAGTTGGGCGACCTGGAGAGCCTGCCCTTCCTGCAGGGCTTCCTGGCCGAGCAGGTGGAGGAAGAGGCGTTGATCTCGGGGATACGCGAGCGTATCGGTCGCCTCGAGGGCAACGAGGTCGGCCTGGCCCTGATCGAGGCCGAGTTGGGCGGACGTCCCGGAGCCGGCGAGGAGTAA